taaagaaaagaagacaaaaaatacaagtatttattatacttacctctatgataccaaaatgagtgcctaagccctcaggtcatccactatatttctactcctgtcaaagaagaatgaagctcaccgctgctgGAGCAAAATGATTGCCTAGATttgtggttcttccttgttccttgattccttcttaaagccctttcttaaaacccttaacaaaatccaaaccctgcttgtgaatcgtgtttttgttttgtttgttttggttatttttggagtaaagctgatcctatacatctcaagtgttgaCAAAATCATAcacttaccaataaaaaatctatatttgaaatcttcatcaagtaattttaaaatgtgtatgaaaaaaaaaacccataaggctccacttcacgtaaggcggagcattaccttaccatctctagaccgtaTCAAcgccaaggcgctgctaaggcgtcgccttaccagcaccttaaaaactatgcaatGAATTAAAGATAAGAGGaatagcagcgccttaaaaactatgcaatGAATTAAAGCCAATTTCCTCTTATCACCTATGTCTCCTCTCCAGAACCTAGCATTAATCCTGTCTGATTGAGAACAAAGCTTTTTGGGAAATAAGAAACACAACATCATCGAATAAGTAGGGATTGAACTCAGAACAAATTTGATCAGTATAGATCTACAGGCTTgagaaaagagaggaatttTCCAACAAGTAAGCTTACTCTGAATTTCATCAATTACTTACGTATTTACTCTTAGCGTTGCTAACAAGTAGGAGTGCACCTGAAAAAAAGCTCCTAAGGGCATTTCCTTCATACCAGGCAACTACTTATCAAACGATGATTAGAAGATGTGATGTTTTTActaaataaaatttcacttttcctCACATTAACCAGTTGACTTGCCAACTCTTAAAACACACAGAGACTGGCTTTGGACATCACATTGGTTGGTTCGACAGAAAATGAACTGTCATCTGCAAACAGAAGGTGAGAGATCTTAGGTGCACCTCTTGCAATTTTGATTCCTCTAAATATATTCATCCTCCTATACTGgcaaaaaatatacataaaccTTCCGTTGctaaaatgaagagataaaaggGCTTGGAGGGCATCCTTGTCTTATCCCTCTAGATGGCTCAAAGAAATTAAAACAGGAAACCGTAAGTTTAATCGAAAAAGAGAATATAGGCATTATGATACTTATGAGATCACACCATTGTTCAAAGAAAGCTAAGAACTGGAAAAAGGCTCGAATGTATCCCCATTGTAATCTATCATAGGCCTTGGACATGTCGAGTTTAATTGTTAACCATCCTTGTTTTCCTTTATAATATAATGAATAATTTCTTAAGCAATTATAGTATTATCAGAGATGTGTTTACCCTTTAAAAGAACAAtttggaaaggaaaaataaacctAGGAAGCACATTTTGTAATATTTTGTCTATCAACATAGAGTAATGAATATGCAACTGTACACAGATTAATATGATGGAAATCCTCTAGCaaaacaacttttttttcccGGAATGACAGTGATTAAATTGTGGTTGATTCCAAAGCGTAATtctaaggaaataaagaaattgTAGAGAAAATGAAcagttttttttaatattattttatatatatatatatatatatattttaataataataacaaaaagcTAAAATTATTCTATACTATTTACATTATAGCTATTCTGTCCTTCAGTATTACATGCCAAGGATCTGTATAAGTCCCAATTTCAAAAGCCAAGGATCTCGGTGAACACATGCATAAACAGTCCGATTAGGGATAAATGGTTATCTAAAACACACAAGTAGCGTGTTGCTACAAAGAAATGCAGTACAAGCACTTGATCTCCGTCTCAAGAACCACCTCCAATGGCCAAAAACCCTtgttttgaagaagaagaatactttatttttttctctctttaatttTAATCCAAAGATTGTAGTGTGCAGTTTTGGTTTTTTGACTAAGACTTCTCTTTTATAGAAAAACCTaatttgaagattccaaatagaTATTTGAGATCAAGTCACATGGTGTGATCCTAAAAGGTAGTCTTTAAGTTGTCTTTAATTGcgtaaaaaaatatgatactACAAAAGGTGTAACCTAAAACCCAACGGTAGAAAGTTTCATTACACTTTATCTCTGCACTACTAACACCACAATGGACCCTTGCATGcatggaataaaaaatttccataaaGTTAGTCCATTTTATATTGAATTGGGGTGTCTAAACCAGTGATTGgaccaaatttttgaaaaaccTTTCAAACAATAATAGTTAATATAATATTATTAGACCTCGGATTTTGACTAGTTGTAGTTGGACAACTTATTCACCTGGATGTTTACTCTTAATGGGGTGTGAAAATCCTATTGAATGTCATCCACATTCACACATATACCCTAGACGCCGAGCGTCCAGTGTGTAGTGTTTCTTGTTGGTAGACGTCAGTCATTGGATGACCACCACCACATAAAGTATACACACAACAAGAAGTGCCTTTGAGGTATGAGAAAGTAACTATTAGATATTCTCATCGGGAAATACAACTGGGCAATGAACCATTCGGGAATTTTAATGGATCAATATTTAACACATTAAATTTCTCgcttttatatttttgttctaatctctattgaaaaatatataatgtGGCAACCATAGAATAGAGTGCGCAACTTTACTTGTAGTTGAGAATGAATAGTGGGCAATTGCgcataaatgaaataatttaaataaacacATAACAAAATCATAGTAATTAATTTAATATCATTAAATTAAGTTTGATGGATATCATCAGATGTCAATAAATCCAACACAACTTGGCCATCACACttataaacaaatgatttatagGCTATAACGCTTGtgtaccttttattttttatttttttggtaaacggATCTTGGGTACTTGTTTATGTATTTAAGTCATTTTATATTGCTTTGTTATCTCTGTGTTCAATTAGTTACTCATTCATATTGACACACTCATGCACACAAGACGCAAAGAGAAGCCTAAAGTTAATATGGTTTGATCTTCTTGTATTGGAAGTCTAATCCAAGGGTAAAATCCCTCATCTCAACTTAGCTTCTTGAGAGGGGTTCTTCTTCCTTAAATAATGCCTCGTACAACTCATAAGATAATAACAAATAATATCGTACACCTCATGAGATAAGATCAAATCTTGAGCACAACTTGTGTGAGGACAATTATAGGTAACCAGATTTCCTACCATTTTAGTAGTGTTTGTTGTACTGGATCTCACCAACCGTACTGATCTTGCCAACACTCCTGTCCAAGGTGGGGCAAAGATATATTCTGAGGTCAACTTGGTCAACATGTCATGAAAAAGTCCTCCTAATAGAGCTTTAATAAACATATCTGCAAACTGATTTTTACTTGACACATGAAGTCTCAATGGTTTTGTCTTGAAATTTTTCATGCACGAAGTGGCAATCAACTTCAATGTGCTTGGTTTTTTCATGGAAGACAGGGTTGGAAGCAATATGCATAGTTGCCTGATTGTcacaaaataattttataggaGTATGAGCATCAAGACCAAACTCGCGAAGCAATAAGCAAAACCAAACCAACTCACTAGTGGTAGATGCCATTTCTCTGTATTCAGCCTCGGCGTTGGAATTGGCTACCACCCTTTGCTTCTTACTTTTCTAGGTAACAAGGTTACCCCCAACGAATGTGGAAAAACATGTGGTAGATCTTCTGTCCATAGGGCTGCTGGCCCAATCTGCGTTAGTATAGCCTATAATTTCATCGTGACCATGCTTTTGCATCCACAGTTCCCCTCCTTCCAAGACAAGATTTCAGATACCGTAAGATGCGATCAACAAGATTCATATGTCCTTCAGTAGGGGAGTGCATGAATTGACTTATATAGCTAACAATATATGTAATGTCAGGCCTGGTAATAGTTAAGTAGATGAAATGTTCTACCAATCGCTGAAATTTTTCACTGTTCGGTATTTAAGTATCTTTGTTGCCAAAGTTAAATTTACTGTTGTAGTCCATGGGAGAATCAACTGTCTTAGCTCCAAGCTTCTCGGTCTCTTTGATTAAATCTAAGacatatttcctttgagacAGAAAAAGCCCTTTACTTGATCTAGCAATTTTGATTCCAAGAAAGAATCGAAGTTTCCCCAAATCTTTGATATCAAATTTCTCACTCATCTATTGTTTGAGCTTAGCTATTTCCTAAAGGTTACTACCAATGGtgacaatgtcatcaacatacatAATAATGATCACAATGCCTTGATCATTTCTTTTGATAAACAGAGAAGAGTCGGATTCTCCCTTTTTAAAACCTCCAGTTATGAGGGCTGAAATTAATTTTCCGTACCAGGCATGAGGAGATTGCTCAAGTCCATAGATGGCCTTATTGAGTTTACATGCCTCCCTAACTTGATTTTTCAAGGCATGACCAGGAGGTATATCCATGTATACTTCCTCTTCAAGATCACCTTGTAAGAATGCATTTTTGACGTCCATTTGGAATTATGACCAACCATGATTAACGGCCATGGATAATATGACACGAACAATATTCATTTTGACTACAGGAGCAAATGTTTCATTGTAATCGACCCCATAAGTTTGGGTATAACCTTTTGCAACCAATCTTGCCTTGTGCCTTTCTATAGACACATCGCTCTTGTACTTGATTTTGTAGACCCATTGACACCCTACATGTCACTTTCCTTTTGAGAGAAACAATATCCCATGTAAGATTTTTATCAAAGGAGTGGAGTTCTTCATTTATAGTGTTGACCCATACGGACGAGGTTTTAGCTTCATTAAAGCTATTTGGTTCAATGAAGGCATCAATTTTAGTTAGGAAATTTTTGAATTCCGGGGATATATTCTCATAACAAAGATGAGTTTGTATTTGATAGTTAACATGGTGACTAGAAAAATCTCGTAGTCACACAGATGGCCTAGTGACATGAGATGATCTCCGAACAGGGACGATAGAAGCAGCTAAGCTTTGATTTGAAGTTTCATTACTGGACTCCCCTCATTGTTATTACTGACCTGATTATGCTCGAGAGTACCATTAATAAGAGGATTTGAATTGTCATCAATTGGTTGTTCTATCGCAACAGGTAGGGGCAAGTCAAACTCCAACACACCAAACTGGCTGTAATCATAACCATCACTATTCTCCCCAGGATTTGGCTCTTGCCAggacaaaacaaaattttcatcaaATTGAACATCACGAGAAATGATAATCTTACAGGATGTAGGGTCATAACATTTGTAACCCTTTTTTAGAGTGAAGTAACCCAAGAAGATGCATTTATGGGCATGCAGGTCCAATTTTCCACCATTTTGTGAGTGGGTATAGCACATGCTACGAAAGACACGAAGATGAGAAGTATTGACAGGGCAACCAAGACGCACTTCTATGGGTGTCTTAAAATTAAGAGCTTTATTGAGAAGTCTATTAATCAAATAGCAACTGGAGAGTACTGCATCAGACCAATAATTTTTTGGAGCATTGGCATGAAACAAGAGAGCCCGTGTCACTTCAAGTAAATAGTGATTTCGTTCAGctatgccattttgttgaggggtTCCAACACATGAGGTTTGGGGAAGAATACCATGAGTTTTAAGAAATGTTTGAAAAGGGCCATTGGTGTACTCGGTGCCATATCAGTATGAAGCACCTGTATGTAGGcattaggggtgaaacagggtcgggttgggctgggtttgttaaaaccctagctcagccctaggtcccaaaactcaacccaaccctaccccAACCCTGTTGGGTTCATGCTTAggctcagggttgggttgacccTAGCTGGTCTTCTTATTGGAATCACATTCCGATAAGTACGATtcaattcatattttaattccaattccaattcttcaAACCACTCCGCTACCTTCAAACTTTGAAAAACATTGACTGTAACTGACCCTCCGCCCCCTAAATTCCTCAAAGTGTTGGCATGTGCTAAGAGTCTAAAGAGAGAGGGTCCCTTCTACTAATGAAGTTCTCTCATCGGTTTTTCAAAAGTTTAGGATGGCTTCTTTGTCCTGTTTTAATTACTTTCTTCATTCATAAAACAGAATGCAATGACATTATGGGCTGAGTTAATCTTGGCCAGAATGGAAGTTCATGTGCAACCCAAAATATTAGGCAGATGGAGTTGTTTCCTGTCAATATGTGCAATGTTCCAGtgtaaataaaagaaatataaaaaataaaagaaataaaaaaacttagcattttcaattctaaatttcaataattccatTTACTACAATAGAGAACTCAAAAGTGAATACAAATTCCAATGTAAGTGAGAAATAAGACTTGTTCTTTAGAGACGGGATTTTCTTTTGGCTTTGTGCCTTTTGTCTATATTGTTCtctatcatattcttgttaCACAAGAACTCAATGACAACAATAAGAAACTCCCTTCACTGGGAGAGACACATGCCTTCtacaaagcacaataataatcaAGGTTAGACTCAAGGCGGGTTAGGGTCGGGctgggttttctatgcctcaacctaggcccagcccaaccccacacagggttgggtcgggttgggccgggttggccCTCTAGTTGAGCTAGATAGGGTTTGGGCTCAGGGCTGTTTAGGGCGGGTTCAGATCGTCAGGGCTAAAATTACACCCCTAGCAGGTATTATATTGTGTGTGCACCATATGacaaaattcttgaaaaacAGTTAACACTTCACTCTTGGATGTGAGCAAATACACACATGTAAGTGCAACTTTTGTCATCAATAAACATAATAAAATACTGAAAACCATCTTGAGATTCAACTGGGCCTTTCCACCAAAAATTAGAGTGCACCAATCCAAATACTTTAGTAGAAATACTAGGACTGTGAAAGACAGGTAACTAATGTTGTTTGGAATAATAACATACATCACAACTATTGGAATTAAGAGAAATAGAAGGATGCAAAAAATGTAAGACCAGATCTGACGGACGCCCAAGTCCGCAGTGCCAGAGTTGTGCCATCACATCTTGCTTATTTTATTGCGATAAAAGCAGCACCAGGAACATCAATAACATACAATCCATTCTGATAATGACCTTCACCAATCTTCTTGTTTGATATGCTATCCTGAAACGTTACATTGTTGATAGAAAAAAAACGTCACAATTTGAATCTCTGATTACCTGGCCAAATGACAAAAGATTAGAAGATAAAAAGGGAACCAATAAACCATCTAAATCCTTAGAGAACAAATTAATCTTACCCACAACTTGAACTGGGACATGAGTCCCATTAGCCACAGTAATGGGAGAGTGACCAGTATAttagtattcaaatgagataaTGTATGGGAAGTGCAACACATGTGATGAGTTGCCCCTGAATCAACTATAAAATATTCATTGGACAAAGTAGAAAGTGCAGTGGCATTACCAGAGTCTGAGATGGAAGAGGTGGAGCCACCAAGATTTGgtccaccatttttttttaataaattctgcAGTTGCATAGCTAATTTCCCAATCGATGCCTACAAATCTGGTCCCATTGCATGAGAGGCAATATTGGCTTCAGTTCCCATCTTACCATTAGTTCCTTTCTCCTTGTTTGGACGAAGATGAGGATGAAGAACCTAAAAAGTGTCCTTGGTATGGCCATCACGAGCACAATGCTCACAATGATAGTGAGAAGCACCACCTTTTCTTTCACCATGCCTATGGGAAGACGAGGAGCCGTTGCCTTGATAAGAAACACCAAGATTAGCATTATGAGCAGAATTTTTAGACACTTCTTCAAATTTGGATTCATAACATGTCTTCGTGTCTCTTCCCGATGGATAGTAGCACACAAAGAGGTGAAGAAGGCAAGGGTCTACACATAAGAATCTTCCTTTTGAGGTCTTCATACTCAGAATGAAAATTAGATAACAATTGAAAAATATGATCTCGTTCCTCTTGCTTTGCATGGACATCAACAATCGCAACGAGAGGATCGTATTGTCTCAATTCATTCCATTTCCTTCTGAGATTACCAAGATGATCAGTGAACGATTGAGCAAAAGTTTGTTCCATATTAGAAATTTCATGTTATAATTCAAAAACACGAGAGGCATTCTTGGCTAGCTTTCCCATACATGTCTTTTAGAGAGTCCCATAATTCTTTAGATGTTTCAGAGTATGAAAATATTTCATAAACTTGTGACTCCATAGAGTTGAAAAGCCAACTCATAACCAAGTTATCATTAGCCTCCCATTCAGCATATTTGGGATCCTTAGGGGGACTTAGAGCGTCCTCCAAGGGCAATCGATACAACTCGAGCCCAAAGAAGGTAGTTTCGGCTATTAAACATAATGGAGGTGAGACGACTATTGATCTCAGTATTCCCAGATTCAGATTTGTTACCCTCTGATGGGTTAGAGGATTTGGATGTTTCGGGTGAAGCCGACATGATAAAAAGACAGAGATCAAGGAAGAAGAACTTAGCTGAAACAGAAGAACAACAACCTTTAGTGCCAACGATGAAGAGATGAAGTGAACTCAGGACTCCAAGGAAGATGATTCTtgatgctctgataccatgttcaaTTAGTTAATCATTCATattgacacacacacacacaagacgCAAAGAGAAGGCCAAAGTTAACGTGGTTCGATCTTCCTGTATTTGAAGTCTACTCCACGGGTAAAATCCTTCATCTCAACTTAGCTTCTTGAGAGGGGTTATTCTTCCTTAAATAATGCCTTGTACAACTCATAACATAAGAACAAATAATATTGTACAACTcattgtaagatcaaacaccaagaaacacgaataataaagagacaatagatccgtacgacacagagatttaacgtgGTTCACACACCggggtggtgtgctatgtcctcgggtgaagaagaagattattcactatgcagaagagagattacaccctagcagtggCGAGAAAAAATTCgctttgaaaccctagctgcgggaaaaccctagaatacaatgactttctcaacaagcaacagtacattatatatactccaaaaacgTGGGTcgaccaccaaaatatgtcggatcgggtcaatcttcaaaatgggtcaagaattcgagacaaacttaacactcaTCATGAGATGATGTATAACTCATAAGATAGGAACAAATAATATTGTACACCTCATGAGATAAGATCAAATCTTGAGCGCAGCTTGTGTGAGGATTTCTTACCATTTTAGTAAGTAACCAGATTTCCTACCATTTTAGTGGGATTTGTTGCACTGATCTCACCAACTATACTGATCTCGCCAACACTTTGTTTGGTTATTTTTCCTTCTAGTATTTCCAAGTGTCTTATGTGCCTTTGTATCTATAGAAGCCAAGTCTTTCCACTCCACAAACCCacaacccccccaccccccacccaaaaNNNNNNNNNNNNNNNNNNNNaaaaaaaaaaaaagaaaagaaaaacccaagtctttccctctctctctctctctctctctctataacttgtttgaatttttgaaaaaaaaaacttctaatGCTTATTTCATTAGATCATTTTCCGGATGGTCATGACTTTTCACATTTCGATGATGGATAATTGTAGGACTTAATGCATGCGTGGCAGGACTAAATACTTGAAATTTGAATCAATGGAGTAAGGTCCCATGGTCATTGGCTGTAATGAGTAATGACCATGACCATTTTCTAATTCAAAGTCTCAATTTGGGACGGACCTCTCCAAATTTGGGAAGGACCTCTCAAAATgtataacacttttttttttggtaaaaaattaaTCCTAATTGATGCTTCCTCCAACGGGCAATATGACCTTAGGATGCTTATAAATACTTGTGGGAGAATGCAGCCCACCACAACACCAACAAGAGCTAGCTCCATTGTCACCTTACGATATAACAAGTTTACAGAGatgaaattttctctccttttcttctcctttatcCTCTTCCTGTCTCTCTTCATTTTGCCTCAAATAGTTCTATCCAGACCAGTTAAGCAAACTTTCAAGTCCTTCAAGCATCTGGAGGGATGCCACAAGGGGCAGACAGTGAAAGGGCTATATGAGCTCAAACAATATCTAGAGAAATTTGGTTACTTGAGTTATACTCATCAATCAAACAAAAGCCTTGCTGCCCATGCCAATGGCGACGAGTTCGATGACCTATTGGAGGCCGCAGTAAAGACCTACCAACTAAATTACAATCTGAATATCACAGGGGCCATAGATTCACAGACGGTGAAGCAAATGATGGTGCCAAGATGTGGTGTTGCAGATATCATCAATGGAACGAGTTGGATGCGATCGGGGAAGAGAGGACACTATAATGGCTCCAATACTCTCCACTCAATCCCCCCTTACTCATTTTTCCCAGACATGCCTAAATGGCCAGCTTACATGCGTGATCTCACATACTCTTTCCATTCCAGCGCCCAAATAAGTGCAGCAAAGGACTTGCAGTCTGTGTGCTCAAAAGCTTTCTCAAGATGGGCGAAGGTAAGCCAGTTCACAtttgaagaagtagaagaaggtACACCAAATACTGATATAGTTATCGGATTCCACCGCAGAGATCATGGAGATGGTGCCCCATTTGATGGAAAATGGAGGATTCTAGCGCATGCTTTTGCACCAACTGATGGAAAGTTTCATTACGATGCTGATGAGAATTGGAGTACTAATCCAAGCCATAATACGGTAGACTTAGAATCAGTTGCTGTACATGAAATTGGACACCTTTTAGGTCTTGGCCACACCTCAGTTAAAGATGCCATCATGTACCCTTCCCATTCAGCTGGGGTTGTAAAGAGAGATCTCCATAGTGATGACATTGCAGGAATACAGTACTTATACAGTTCCTCCGAATGAAAAATACGTACAAAACTGGAATAAGACCTGAGAAGGCTTAATAAAGGAAAGATCACATCTTTTTCCTCCTATATTAGGAGATCTGTTGAATtgtgtttgctttatttttttattttttattttttgttgaaattttgTATGAAGTTGCATTATAAGCTTTGaatgtatatattttcttaagttttcttctattcaatatttttttatggttgttcttcATTTGATTGAAAAAGAGCATGTTGCAAATTGTGGGAGGTTTGCAAGATatatatcatatcatactactattaaaagtaCGTACTTCACTTATTTGGTACACTtttttaaaaagacaaaaaaaaaaaaaaaaaaaaaagaatcattgaTATCTACCAGAAAAGTCCTTTCAAAATGGCCTAAAAATACACCCAAAAGGATCCCTGctcaagagaaaaaatgaaaggTCTCTCTCCTATGCATTAAAAGTACTACCTCACTTCTTTGGTATGCTTTTTTAAGAATAAGATAGGTCTCTCTGTCCAACCAGAAACCCAAACGAAACGATAGATGAAGAAAGGTATCTCCATCCCAAATGGATCCCTGCTCTAGGAGGGAGAGCGATAAAAGAAGAAAGGTCTCTCCGTCCCAAACGGTTCCTTGCTCTAGGAGGGAGAacgatagaagaagaaaggtctcTCTAGCCAGTAAGAAATCCAAATGGAACcacagaagaagaagggtcTCTATTTCACAATTACCTTTATCATCATAATTATAAAAATTGAATCATCGTCCCACCCTCAAGAAACCCCATGTCATATGTCACCTCTCTCTGCTTTCACTCCTAGATGTATATTtctccaatctctctctctctctcagttcaACAATAGGCAGTGCTAGCCGTACTCTTGAAAATCATGTCGGACAGAGATTCCATATTTACCTCCAAAGCCGCAGGAAGTAACGGGAACAAAATTGAACTTCAGCACTCCTTTCCACTCTCAGTCGAATGGGTAGACAGAGAGAGTTAATCAGTGGTAGAAGACATGCTAAGAGCTTGTGTACTAGATTTGAAGGGAAGGTGGGGAAGACATCTTCCTCTGGTCGAATTTTCCCACAATAACAGCTTTCAGGCAACCATTGAAATGGTTCCTTATGAGGCACtctatggcaggaagtgccgcTCTCCACTATTTTTGGGATGAAGTGGGAGAGAGGAAGATCACCAGGCTTGATTTCATCATTGAGGCATAGGAGAAAGTTGGCATGATTTAGAAAAGGATGATGGAAGCTTAGGGTAGACAGAGGAGCCATGTCGACACGAAGAAAGATCTACAATTGGCAGTGGGTGAGAGTGTGTTCTTGAATATTACACCCATGAAAGGCATGGTTCAATTAGGGAAGAAGGGCAAACCGAGTCCGAAGTATATTGGACCATTTGTGATTTTGAGGAAGGTCAGTAGTGTGGCGTACCAGCTCGCACTGCCACTAGTTTTGTCAAGTGTCCACGATTTTTTTCATATCTCATTGCTCAGGAAATACATTTTAGATCTATCTCATATTCTGAGCTACGAGTCACTGCAATTGGACCCTGGTTTGACTTATGAAGAGGGCACCAGTGTAGATTCTAGATCGCAAAGAGTAAGTTCTTCGAAGACACACTATCCCTTACATGAAAGTCCTTTGGAATAACCATGACATTTCAATGTAGTTGTGGGAACTAGAGGAA
This genomic stretch from Macadamia integrifolia cultivar HAES 741 chromosome 2, SCU_Mint_v3, whole genome shotgun sequence harbors:
- the LOC122088462 gene encoding metalloendoproteinase 2-MMP-like isoform X2, with translation MQPTTTPTRASSIVTLRYNKFTEMKFSLLFFSFILFLSLFILPQIVLSRPVKQTFKSFKHLEGCHKGQTVKGLYELKQYLEKFGYLSYTHQSNKSLAAHANGDEFDDLLEAAVKTYQLNYNLNITGAIDSQTVKQMMVPRCGVADIINGTSWMRSGKRGHYNGSNTLHSIPPYSFFPDMPKWPAYMRDLTYSFHSSAQISAAKDLQSVCSKAFSRWAKRSWRWCPI
- the LOC122088462 gene encoding metalloendoproteinase 2-MMP-like isoform X1 codes for the protein MQPTTTPTRASSIVTLRYNKFTEMKFSLLFFSFILFLSLFILPQIVLSRPVKQTFKSFKHLEGCHKGQTVKGLYELKQYLEKFGYLSYTHQSNKSLAAHANGDEFDDLLEAAVKTYQLNYNLNITGAIDSQTVKQMMVPRCGVADIINGTSWMRSGKRGHYNGSNTLHSIPPYSFFPDMPKWPAYMRDLTYSFHSSAQISAAKDLQSVCSKAFSRWAKVSQFTFEEVEEGTPNTDIVIGFHRRDHGDGAPFDGKWRILAHAFAPTDGKFHYDADENWSTNPSHNTVDLESVAVHEIGHLLGLGHTSVKDAIMYPSHSAGVVKRDLHSDDIAGIQYLYSSSE